The following proteins are co-located in the Leptidea sinapis chromosome 30, ilLepSina1.1, whole genome shotgun sequence genome:
- the LOC126973788 gene encoding elongation factor 1-beta' produces the protein MAFGDVKTSQGLSELNKYLAEKSYISGYVPSQADVQVFQEVAKAPAASLPNALRWYNQIASYTPAERKAWAQGVSPLTAGAKPTTTPAKDDDDDDVDLFGSGDEEEDAEAARIREERLKAYADKKSKKPVLIAKSSVILDIKPWDDETDMKEMESLVRSIEMEGLLWGASKLVPVGYGINKLQIMSVIEDDKVSVDLLTEKIQDFEDFVQSVDIAAFNKI, from the exons ATGGCATTCGGAGACGTAAAAACCTCTCAAGGTCTAAGTGAATTGAACAAATATTTAGCTGAGAAAAGTTATATTAGTGG GTACGTCCCATCACAAGCCGATGTTCAAGTGTTCCAAGAAGTAGCAAAGGCACCTGCTGCCAGCTTACCAAATGCCCTTCGTTGGTACAATCAGATCGCCTCCTACACACCAGCTGAACGCAAGGCATGGGCACAAGGAGTTAGTCCCTTGACAGCTGGTGCTAAACCAACCACAACACCAGCCAAggatgatgacgatgatgatgtCGATCTATTTGGATCTGGAGATGAGGAAGAG GATGCAGAAGCTGCCCGAATCCGTGAGGAGCGTCTAAAGGCATATGCTGACAAGAAATCTAAGAAACCTGTACTTATTGCAAAGTCATCTGTTATTCTTGATATTAAACCTTGGGATGATGAGACAGATATGAAAGAAATGGAGAGTCTAGTCCGCTCAATTGAAATGGAAGGTCTACTGTGGGGTGCATCAAAACTTGTTCCAGTTGGTTACGGTATCAATAAACTCCAGATTATGAGTGTCATTGAAGATGATAAAGTATCAGTAGATCTATTAACTGAAAAAATTCAAGACTTTGAAGACTTTGTCCAATCAGTGGACATTGCagctttcaataaaatttaa
- the LOC126973786 gene encoding erlin-2-like, which yields MADQSSIMALLILAVGVTVHFSLHKVEEGHLGVYYRGGALLPVTSQPGFHMMIPLVTSFKAIQTTLQTDEVKNVPCGTSGGVMIYFERIEVVNKLESHCVLDVVRNFTADYDKTLIFNKVHHELNQFCSAHTLHEVYIDLFDQIDENLRTALQSDLNEMAPGLKVQAVRVTKPKIPETIRKNYELMEAEKSMLLIAAQHQKVVEKEAETARRKAIIEAEKEAQVAKIQYEQKIMEKESLQKIELIEDSIHKAKQHTKAEADYYNLKKQSEANKFLLTREYLELKKYEALALNNKIYFGSDIPNMFVQATVGDNVPKSVTVD from the exons ATGGCAGATCAGTCATCTATAATGGCCTTATTAATATTGGCAGTAGGAGTAACAGTTCATTTTTCCTTACATAAAGTTGAGGAAGGGCATCTCGGGGTATATTATCGT GGAGGAGCATTATTACCAGTTACAAGTCAACCTGGGTTTCATATGATGATCCCATTAGTAACATCATTTAAAGCTATTCAG ACTACACTGCAGACTGATGAAGTGAAAAATGTACCTTGTGGTACAAGTGGTGGTGTCATGATTTACTTTGAGAGGATAGAGGTGGTCAATAAATTAGAATCCCACTGTG tGTTAGATGTAGTTCGCAATTTCACAGCAGATTATGATAAGACTTTGATCTTCAATAAGGTGCACCACGAGTTAAACCAGTTCTGCAGTGCTCATACACTACATGAGGTTTATATCGACCTTTTTGATCAAATTGATGAAAACTTAAGGACT GCTTTGCAAAGTGATCTCAATGAAATGGCACCTGGACTAAAAGTGCAAGCTGTGCGGGTTACTAAACCAAAAATACCTGAAACCATCAGGAAAAACTATGAGCTTATGGAGGCGGAAAAGTCCATGTTGCTCATTGCAGCACAGCATCAGAAG GTTGTTGAAAAAGAAGCAGAAACAGCAAGACGTAAAGCTATAATTGAAGCTGAAAAGGAGGCACAGGTGGCAAAAATACAATATGAACAAAAAATAATGGAGAAGGAATCTCTACAGAAAATTGAACTCATTGAAGATAGCATTCACAAAGCAAAACAGCATACCAAGGCTGAAGCGGActattataatcttaaaaaacaATCTGAGGCCAACAAATTCCTGTTAACAAGAGAGTACTTGGAATTAAAGAAATATGAAGCACTTGCTCTcaataataagatttatttcGGTAGTGATATTCCAAACATGTTTGTGCAAGCCACTGTGGGTGACAATGTACCAAAAAGTGTGACGGTTGATTGA